GCCTTCGCCGACGGCATGCGTGACCCCCTACCTTCGTACAGATAGCCGACGCGCCGTCCACAGTGGCACATACACCGTAGCTTGGACGATGTGCCTCTCCCCAACAGGGCGCGTCGGGGCAGCTTGTGGAGCCGTGTCAATCGGACGTGGCAGGGATGACGAACGCAAGGGTTTTTCCGATTTCACCTTGCGGCTAACGAAATGGCAGTCGAGCGTCCAACCTGTCCGGCTCTGCGACACCTATGGAGGAAGACACGATGGACCGGCCAATCCGTATCCTACTGCAGACGACTATCCCTCCGATCGCCGACGACTGGAATATCGGGCGCTTTTCGAAGCTGCGCAGCTATCTGGCCGGGCTCGTGGACGCGGATGGAGCGGCGTTGTTCGACGTGACCGCGCGGGATCGCACCGCGCCGGGCGCGCCGGACCCGATCCTGTCGACGATCGACCGATCCGACTTCGACGAACTCTGGCTGTTCGCAGTCGATACAGGCGAAGGGCTGGACCCGGAGGATTGCGCCGCGATCAGCCGCTTCCGCGAAGGGGGTCGCGGCCTGCTGGTGACGCGCGATCATATGGACCTCGGCGCTCGGTATGTACGCTGGGTGGCGTCGGCAACGCGCACTTCTTCCACAGCAGGAATGCCGAGCCGGACGCGTCGCGCCGAGTCGCCGATGATCGCGAGACGCCGGATATCCTGTGGCCCAACTATCATTCGGGCGCGAACGGCGATTTCCAGGAGATCAAGGTCGTCGAACCCGCGCACCCGCTTCTCCAGGACCAGTCCGCGCCCGAAGGCCTGCTGCGCTATCTGCCCGCGCATCCGCATGAAGGCGCCGTCGGGGCGCCGGCAGGCGATTCCTCGGCCCGGACGATCGCGACGGGGACCAGCAAGGCGAGCGGCAAGCGCTTCAATCTCATCGTCGCGTTCGAGTCCTCCGCCGATGGCGGGCCGGCGGTGGCCCAATCCACCTTCCACCATTTCGCCGACTATAACTGGGATCCGGAGGCCGGCTGCCCGAGCTTTGTCAGCGAGGCGCCGGGCGACGGCCTCGCGCGTTCGCCCGAGGCACAGCGTTCGGTCCGGCGCTATATCCGCAATCTTGCTTTGTGGCTGGCGGGCCGGTCACCAGCCGAGGATCGGAACGCATATATCGACCGCGCGCTGGACGAGGCGCTCGACGAAAGCTTCCCGGCCAGCGATCCGCTTGCAATCGCCTAACTCGCTGAGCCAGGTGCAAAGCCGGTTCTTGCGCAAACGAAACGGCGTGGCCTCCGTAGTAATACATAATCAGGATTTGACGCCTAGCACTTCTCGCAGAGGGGTAGACTATGAAGACGGCCTGGCACGTCGGGATCAGTCATGTGCTTCGAGGCGACGCGACCCAGCGACGCCTCGAGATGCTGGCCGTTGCCGGATTGCTCCTGATCGTGATTGTCGCGGCAGCGGGCCTGGCGGTGGCGACCGGCACGCGCCTGGATGCCGTCGCCGGTATCGCGACACGGTTCATGGCGGCCTCGCTGTTCCTGGGCGTGCTGCTGTGCCTCACCACTCTCTACATGCAGCGTCGCAGGTCATCTGCCAGACGCTTCGACCGTACGGGCGTCATGGTCGTGCTGCTGGCCGCGCTTCTCGTCGGACTCACCATCCCGGTCTTCGGCATGTTCAAGCAACTGATCTTGCCCGCGCGCGGCTTCCCGCTCGATCCGGTGCTGCGTGCGATCGATCAGACGCTGTTCCTCGGCGCGGATCCGTGGCGTGTTTCGCATGCGCTGATGCCCTCGGTTGGAGTCACCCAGTTTCTCGACAAGCTCTACACGCTGTGGATGCCGATGATGTTCGTCTTTCCGATGCTGGCGATCGTCGCCGGTCGGACCGAGCCCGATCGCGTGCGGCTCGTCGGCTGCTGGCTGGCGGCCTGGATCCTGATCGGCGGTGTCGGCGCCTGGCTGCTCGGCTCGGCGGGGCCTTGCTATTATAATGCGCTGGTCGCGCCCGATGCCGGGTTCGCACTGTTCGATGCGCAACTCCAGCACCAAGCGCAGGCCGCCCGGGAAGGCGGCTGGCCGATCGCCGCGATCGAATTCCAGTCGATGCTGCTCGATGCCTATCGGAATGGCGGATACGCGCCGGCGGGCGGCATTTCCGCTGCCCCTTCGATGCATGTCGCGATGGCAGCGCTGTTCGCGATCGGCGGCTTTCGCATCAACCGCTGGCTGGGCGGCGGGCTGACGCTCTTCGCGGCGCTGATCTGGGTGGGGTCGGTCCACCTTGGCTGGCATTATGCGGTCGACGGACTGATCAGCATCGTGGCGATGCTGGCGATATGGTTCGCCTCCGATGTCGTCGTCGGCGCGCTGCTGGCGCCGCGCGTGGTGCAGTCAGCGGGCGCCGGAGAACTCGAAGATATAGAGGGTCGGGCCACCGCGTAGCCCTTCCGCCGGGGCAATGACCTGGCGCAGCATGCCGTCGCGGGTGAGCGCCGCATAACGCTGCCATTCCGGGGCATAGTCGGCGCCGGCATCGCGATATCGGTCGTAATGGCTCAGCACCGCATAGCGGGCGCGGCAGCCGGCGAGCCCGGCCAAATCGACATTGCCGAGATCGACGACCGGGCGTCCCGAGCGAAAAGTTTCCGCCTCGGCATAGCGGATATTGCGGGCGAGCAGCTTGCGCGCGTCGAGGCATCCGGCGCTGCCGAGCGGGAACAATAGTTTCCACGGGCCAGCGACGAGATCGATTGCGGCATGCTCGACCAGGATCGCGCTGTCGGGCGGGGCATGCGCACGGATCCAGGCGGAGGCAATCTGGCGGGTATCGTTTGCGCGCTCGGTCGCGCGGTGCTGCGCGGCCTGGAGCATCGGCACGATCAGCAGCAGTGCGACTAGCGGTTCGAGGATCGGCAGCGCGCGACCTGTGCGCCAGCGCAGGGCGTCGCTCAGGGCGTGCACCGCATAGCCCAGGGCGATCGCGGCGAAGGGCAGGAGCGGGATCAGCCAGCGCTCCCACCGTAGCGCCTGGAGGCAGATCAGCACCGCGAAGGCGGCCACGCCGGGCAGGACGGCGATGGCGGCGGTACGGTTGCGCCGCGCGATCAGGACGGTGCCGATCGCGGCCAGAGCGACCCCCGCCACGCCGAACGAAAAGTATAATGGATGGCCGACATACCAGGCAAGGTTGGCGATCAGCCCGCCTCCCGTGGCGCCGGGATGGATCGGCCGGGCTTCGCCGGCGAGGTCGTGGAGGACGGTGGGATAGTCGAATAATAGAAAGGGCGACGCCAGCACCAGCGCACCCAGCGCGGCCGCAGCAAATGCCAGCAGCTTGCGCGCGTCGCGGTGGCCCTGGGCGATGCGCCAGATGCCCGCGGCAATGGGGCTCAGCGCGATCGTCGCCGCCGGCCATTTGGTCGCGCAGCCAAGGCCGACGAACATGCCCGCCAGCAGATAGTCGCGCAGTCGGCCGTGCTCGACGATCGCGATCGCCGACGACAGGCACAGCAGCATGAAGACGCTGGCCTGGATGTCGGTGCGGATGACCTGCGAATAGTCGATATGCACGGCATTGACCGCGAGGAAGGCGGCGGCGAGCAGCCCCACGCGTGGACCGCCGATCCGCTTTCCCAATCGCCAGGTAAGGTCGACGCAGGCGACGCCGCAGGCCGCGATGCATAGCCGGACGGGCACGAACAGGATCGCCGGATCGGCATAGACTGCGCTGACGAACGCGTCGGCATCGGCATATTGCCCGGTCGCGACGCCGATCCCGCCAACGGCGAGGCTGACCAGCGCGATGCAATAGAGCGTGATCGTGCCGGGATGGCCGAACCAGCCGGGATTGAGGCTGTGGTTCTGCAGCATCTCGACTGCGGTCATCATGAACAGCGGCTCGTCGGGGTCGTTGAGCGCGGGCAGGCCAAAGCCGATCCCGCGGATCCGCAGCCCCGCGGCGACCAACAGGATCAGGAGCAACAGGCCATATTCGATCCAGGAATCGCGGTCCGGCTTACGGGCTGGGGGGGAGGGCTGCGTCATCGTGCTGAAGTGATGACGTGGAGTGACGATGCGAACCGTAATCCTGGCCGGCGGTCTGGGCACCCGGCTCGGCGAAGAGACGTCGGTGCGGCCGAAGCCGATGGTCGAGATCGGCGGCATGCCGATCCTGTGGCATATCATGAAGATCTATTCGTCGAGTGGTTTCAACGACTTCGTCGTGTGCCTTGGCTATAAGGGCTATGTGATCAAGGAGTTCTTCGCGAACTATTTCCTCCACGCCTCCGATGTGACGATCGACCTGCGCGGCGGCAACGGCATGGAAGTGCACCACGCCCGCAGCGAGCCGTGGCGGATCACGCTGGTGGACACCGGCGCGACGACGATGACCGGCGGGCGGCTGGCGGCGATCCGGCCCTATCTCGATCCCGACGAGCCCTTCTGCTTCACCTATGGCGACGGCGTCGCGGACATCGACGTCGGCGAGCTGGTGCGCTTCCACAAGGAGCATGGCCAGCGCGCGACGATCACGTCGGTGTCACCGCCGGGGCGTTTCGGCGCACTCGAATTCGATGACGGCAAGGTCGTCGATTTCAAGGAGAAACCTGCGGGCGATGGCGGCCAGATCAATGGCGGGTTCTTCGTCGCCGATCCCTCGGTGCTCGACCTAGTCGACGGGCCGGAGACGGTGTGGGAATCCGGCCCGCTCGAACGGCTCGCGCGCGGCGGCGAGTTGATGGGATACCGGCACCACGGCTTCTGGCAGCCGATGGATACGCTGCGCGACAAGATCTACCTCGACGAATTGTGGAAGGCCGGCAAGGCGCCGTGGAAGCGCTGGTGAACAGCTGGCGTGGCCGCCGTGTCCTCGTCACCGGCGATACCGGGTTCAAGGGCAGCTGGCTGAGCTTGTGGCTCCACGCACTCGGCGCCGAAGTCACCGGCTTCGCGCTGGCACCGCCGAGCGAACCGAGCCTGTTCGATGCGGCGCGGATCGGCGACCTGATAGCGCACCACGAAGGCGATGTCCGCGACCTGACCGCAGTGCGCGCGGTAGTCGAGGCGTCGCGGCCGGAGGTGATCTTCCATCTCGCAGCGCAACCGCTGGTGCGCCTGTCATACCGCGAGCCGGTCGAGACCTATGCCACGAACGTGATGGGTACGGTGCATCTGCTCGAGGCCGCGCGTCGTGCGCCCGACGTCAAGGCGATCGTCTGCGTCACCAGCGACAAATGCTACGAGAACCGCGAATGGGTTTGGCCCTATCGCGAGAACGATCCGATGGGCGGGCGCGACCCGTACAGCAGCAGCAAGGGCTGCGCCGAGCTGGTTGCGGCTGCGTATCGCAGCTCGTTCTTCGCCGATGGTCCGGCTCTCGCCACGGTGCGCGCCGGCAACGTCATCGGCGGCGGCGACTGGGCGGAGGACCGGCTGGTTCCAGACCTGATCCGTGCGTTCGAAGCGGGCGTCGCGCCGCTGATCCGGTCTCCCGATTCCGTGCGGCCTTGGCAGCATGTGCTCGAAGCGCTCGGCGGATATCTCCAGATCGCCGAGCGGTTGGTGGCCGGGGAACACCAGTTCGCCGACGCGTGGAATTTCGGACCTGCCGACGACGACACCCAGCCGGTCTCGTGGATCGTCGAGCGGATGCGTGCGGCGTGGGGCGATGCGCCGCGCCCGCATGCGGACCATAGCGCTCGGGTGCACGAGGCGGGACTGCTCCGGCTCGATTGCTCGAAGGCGCGGGCGGCGCTCGGATGGCGCCCCGCGCTGAACCTCGAACAGGCGCTCGACTGGATCGTCGCGTGGCACAAGGCGATCGGACGGGGCGAGGATGCGCGTGCCGTCACCCTCGCCCAGATCGCGGCCTATTCGGCGGCTTCGAGCCAGGGTTCGGTGCCGGTCGCGGCCTGAGCCGGGACGGTCGCCAGCGTCAGCATATTGCCCAACCGCAGGCCCAGCGAGACATCGGGTAGCAGCAGGCGGTTGGGCGTGAGGCCGATCATCCACAGCGCCTGGCGCGCGAGGAACGGCAGCGGGAAATAATTGCGGCTCCGCTCCACCCGCACGCCGGCATAGCCCGCGCGGCCGAGCAGTGCGGTGATCGTCGCGGGATTGTAGAGTTCCGGGTGCTGAAGGCAGAAGGGCGGCCAGCGCGTGCCCATCAGCGTGCGCAGCAGCGACTTCTCGTTATGGGTGACGATCAGCAGCGTGCCGCCAGGATGCAGCTTGGCGCGAATTTGCCTAAGCGTCGCCAGCGGATCGAGCAAGTGATCGAGAACATGCACCATCACTGCCAGACCGATCGACCGATCGGGGACTGGCGAAAGATCGTCCATGTCGGTGAGCAGGCTCGCCAGGCTGCCCTGGGCGGAGGCGCGCAGGGTATCGTGGATCGCGCGATTGGGCTCGAACAGCCAGAAATGGTCGAACGCGCCGCGCGTCGCCGCCTCGCGCACGATATGGCCGGTGTCGGGGCCGATCTCGAGATAGCCGCCGTCAAGTTTGCCTTGGACGGCGTCGAAATAGCCCTTCTGGGTCGCAGCGATCGCGTCGTTGGAGATCATCTCCATGTTCGGCGCCATGCTCGAATAGAGCTCGCCCAGCCGCGCGCCATCGAAGAAGGCGGGATTGTAGAGCAGGCCGCAGCCGATGCAGCGATGATAGGTGAAGAAGCGCTTCTCGCTGAACAGCCCCGACCAATAGGGGCGAAGCGCATCGACGGTCATCGTCTCGGCGCGGACCGGGCTGTGCACCTCCTCGGTGGTGTCGGTC
This genomic stretch from Sphingomonas sp. LM7 harbors:
- a CDS encoding phosphatase PAP2 family protein; this translates as MKTAWHVGISHVLRGDATQRRLEMLAVAGLLLIVIVAAAGLAVATGTRLDAVAGIATRFMAASLFLGVLLCLTTLYMQRRRSSARRFDRTGVMVVLLAALLVGLTIPVFGMFKQLILPARGFPLDPVLRAIDQTLFLGADPWRVSHALMPSVGVTQFLDKLYTLWMPMMFVFPMLAIVAGRTEPDRVRLVGCWLAAWILIGGVGAWLLGSAGPCYYNALVAPDAGFALFDAQLQHQAQAAREGGWPIAAIEFQSMLLDAYRNGGYAPAGGISAAPSMHVAMAALFAIGGFRINRWLGGGLTLFAALIWVGSVHLGWHYAVDGLISIVAMLAIWFASDVVVGALLAPRVVQSAGAGELEDIEGRATA
- a CDS encoding glycosyltransferase family 39 protein — translated: MLLILLVAAGLRIRGIGFGLPALNDPDEPLFMMTAVEMLQNHSLNPGWFGHPGTITLYCIALVSLAVGGIGVATGQYADADAFVSAVYADPAILFVPVRLCIAACGVACVDLTWRLGKRIGGPRVGLLAAAFLAVNAVHIDYSQVIRTDIQASVFMLLCLSSAIAIVEHGRLRDYLLAGMFVGLGCATKWPAATIALSPIAAGIWRIAQGHRDARKLLAFAAAALGALVLASPFLLFDYPTVLHDLAGEARPIHPGATGGGLIANLAWYVGHPLYFSFGVAGVALAAIGTVLIARRNRTAAIAVLPGVAAFAVLICLQALRWERWLIPLLPFAAIALGYAVHALSDALRWRTGRALPILEPLVALLLIVPMLQAAQHRATERANDTRQIASAWIRAHAPPDSAILVEHAAIDLVAGPWKLLFPLGSAGCLDARKLLARNIRYAEAETFRSGRPVVDLGNVDLAGLAGCRARYAVLSHYDRYRDAGADYAPEWQRYAALTRDGMLRQVIAPAEGLRGGPTLYIFEFSGAR
- the rfbF gene encoding glucose-1-phosphate cytidylyltransferase, which encodes MRTVILAGGLGTRLGEETSVRPKPMVEIGGMPILWHIMKIYSSSGFNDFVVCLGYKGYVIKEFFANYFLHASDVTIDLRGGNGMEVHHARSEPWRITLVDTGATTMTGGRLAAIRPYLDPDEPFCFTYGDGVADIDVGELVRFHKEHGQRATITSVSPPGRFGALEFDDGKVVDFKEKPAGDGGQINGGFFVADPSVLDLVDGPETVWESGPLERLARGGELMGYRHHGFWQPMDTLRDKIYLDELWKAGKAPWKRW
- the rfbG gene encoding CDP-glucose 4,6-dehydratase; amino-acid sequence: MNSWRGRRVLVTGDTGFKGSWLSLWLHALGAEVTGFALAPPSEPSLFDAARIGDLIAHHEGDVRDLTAVRAVVEASRPEVIFHLAAQPLVRLSYREPVETYATNVMGTVHLLEAARRAPDVKAIVCVTSDKCYENREWVWPYRENDPMGGRDPYSSSKGCAELVAAAYRSSFFADGPALATVRAGNVIGGGDWAEDRLVPDLIRAFEAGVAPLIRSPDSVRPWQHVLEALGGYLQIAERLVAGEHQFADAWNFGPADDDTQPVSWIVERMRAAWGDAPRPHADHSARVHEAGLLRLDCSKARAALGWRPALNLEQALDWIVAWHKAIGRGEDARAVTLAQIAAYSAASSQGSVPVAA
- a CDS encoding class I SAM-dependent methyltransferase; translated protein: MTEFLYRACPACNATDTTEEVHSPVRAETMTVDALRPYWSGLFSEKRFFTYHRCIGCGLLYNPAFFDGARLGELYSSMAPNMEMISNDAIAATQKGYFDAVQGKLDGGYLEIGPDTGHIVREAATRGAFDHFWLFEPNRAIHDTLRASAQGSLASLLTDMDDLSPVPDRSIGLAVMVHVLDHLLDPLATLRQIRAKLHPGGTLLIVTHNEKSLLRTLMGTRWPPFCLQHPELYNPATITALLGRAGYAGVRVERSRNYFPLPFLARQALWMIGLTPNRLLLPDVSLGLRLGNMLTLATVPAQAATGTEPWLEAAE